The Flavobacterium faecale genome has a segment encoding these proteins:
- a CDS encoding efflux RND transporter periplasmic adaptor subunit, with amino-acid sequence MKKTITTVIIIIAALALIGFILTKNKTENEEKIAIVAEKNASVSVKVATVKTEEVSLDFVANGTFEAKQELIFTAEKSGKVISVLAKEGDRVSVGQTLAIMRGDAININAQAAQAAYLNAKTDYSRFENAYKTGGVTKQQLDQSKVMMINAEASYKQAKINIGDTRIKAPISGFINKKFIEPGSMLTAMPSTNLFEIVNTNTLKLTVAVNESQVAKLKTGNTISVTSSVYPDQTFSGKITFIAAKADATLNFPIEIEIANNTNNDLKAGMYGTATFKSAQQQQNLTVIPRTAFVGSVNSNQVFVVENGIAKMKKVTGGRIFGDLVEVINGLSDGETVVTTGQINLQDGSTVEVIK; translated from the coding sequence ATGAAGAAGACCATAACTACCGTAATTATCATTATCGCTGCACTAGCTTTAATAGGTTTTATATTGACGAAGAATAAAACAGAGAACGAAGAAAAAATTGCCATTGTTGCTGAGAAAAACGCAAGTGTATCTGTAAAAGTAGCTACTGTAAAAACGGAAGAAGTTTCTTTGGATTTCGTTGCAAATGGTACTTTTGAAGCCAAACAAGAATTAATTTTTACAGCTGAAAAATCAGGAAAAGTAATTAGTGTATTAGCTAAAGAAGGTGATCGTGTGAGCGTAGGTCAAACCCTTGCAATTATGAGAGGTGACGCTATAAATATTAATGCTCAAGCAGCTCAAGCGGCATACTTAAACGCTAAAACTGATTATAGCCGTTTTGAAAACGCTTATAAAACTGGAGGAGTAACCAAACAACAATTGGATCAATCAAAAGTAATGATGATCAATGCTGAAGCAAGTTACAAGCAAGCCAAAATTAATATTGGTGATACTCGAATTAAAGCGCCTATAAGTGGATTTATCAATAAAAAATTCATTGAGCCAGGTTCTATGTTAACAGCAATGCCGTCTACTAATTTGTTCGAAATTGTAAATACGAATACGCTAAAATTAACCGTGGCTGTCAACGAATCTCAAGTTGCAAAATTGAAAACAGGAAATACTATTTCAGTTACTTCAAGTGTATATCCTGACCAAACTTTTTCGGGTAAAATCACTTTTATTGCAGCAAAAGCTGATGCTACTCTAAATTTCCCTATCGAAATCGAAATTGCAAATAACACCAATAACGATTTGAAAGCAGGAATGTATGGAACTGCAACTTTCAAATCGGCACAACAACAACAAAACCTTACAGTTATTCCAAGAACTGCCTTTGTAGGTAGTGTGAATAGCAACCAAGTTTTCGTAGTAGAAAACGGAATCGCAAAAATGAAAAAAGTAACTGGTGGAAGAATTTTTGGTGACCTAGTAGAAGTTATAAATGGCTTATCTGATGGAGAAACTGTTGTTACTACAGGTCAAATCAACCTTCAAGATGGAAGTACAGTAGAAGTTATCAAATAA
- a CDS encoding efflux RND transporter permease subunit, producing MKLAEISIKRPSLVIVLFTILILGGLFSYSQLGYELIPKFETNVITVATVYPGASPSEIENTVTKKIEDAISSLENIKKIDSKSYESLSIVSITLTSNANVDNSMNDAQRKINAVLSDLPDDADPPSMTKFSLSDLPIITLGANGKMDEAAFYDLIDKKIAPVLSRVQGVAQVNIIGGQEREIQVNLDATKLQGYGLSIPQVQQIILTSNLDFPTGNIQTREQKILIRLAGKYKNVDELRNLVVSSQNGIQVRLRDVADVQDTQKIAEKIARVDQKSAIVLQIVKQSDANAVAVSELVNKSIAKLESDYKVNELELITAKDSTVFTLEAADSVLHDLLIAVILVALVMLFFLHSIRNSLIVMVSIPASLIATFIGIYLLGYTLNLMSLLGLSLVVGILVDDAIVVLENIYRHMEMGKSRIRASYDGTAEIGGTVTSITLVIVVVFLPIAMSSGLVSNIITQFCMTVVISTLLSLLASFTIIPWLSSRFGKLEHIEGKNLFGRIILGFESLLTRFTNWVTEILTWCLNHYIKTILVVLVLFFSSTMGLVGGGFIGGEFFAASDSGEFLVQIELPKDASLEQTNFMTQKAEAFLKTQEYVHSQITTVGQTSEGMGASQATAYKAEIDVKMIEQSERTDDASVYAAKIKRKLEKVLVGAKVKTVPVGILGTAEDAKLGLIVTGPNVESAMKFAKLAEAELRKIPGTTEIKLTVEDGNPEINVQVDRDKMSALGLTLQTVGMTMQTAYSGNTDGKFRAGEYEYDINIKYNAFDRKNISDVSNLIFTNSMGQQIKLSQFATIKEGSGPSKLERRDKTASVTVQGQNIGVSAGTIVTQWQEKLDKLEKPTGVGYIWGGDQENQSEGFGTLGIALLAAIVLVYLVMVGLYDSFAHPFVVLFAIPLSFIGAMLALALTNNSLNIFTILGIIMLIGLVCKNAIMLVDYTNQRRKAGETIRTALIQANHARLRPILMTTIAMVFGMFPIALASGAGAGWKNGLAWVIIGGLISSLFLTLIIVPVIYEIMEKIIAKFSKGDKVDYEAEMVADYVHKELNEDGFNPEHNH from the coding sequence ATGAAATTAGCAGAAATATCCATAAAACGTCCCTCGTTGGTGATTGTACTTTTTACAATCCTGATTCTAGGAGGACTATTCAGCTATAGCCAATTGGGCTATGAGCTGATCCCGAAATTTGAAACCAATGTAATCACCGTTGCTACCGTTTATCCTGGTGCTTCGCCAAGTGAAATTGAGAACACCGTTACCAAAAAAATTGAGGATGCCATTTCTTCTTTAGAAAACATCAAAAAGATTGACTCTAAATCATACGAAAGTCTCTCAATCGTTTCAATCACCTTAACATCAAATGCTAATGTTGACAACTCGATGAATGATGCACAACGAAAGATTAATGCCGTATTAAGTGATCTTCCTGATGATGCCGATCCTCCATCTATGACAAAATTCTCTTTGAGTGATTTGCCAATCATTACGCTTGGAGCCAATGGTAAAATGGACGAAGCTGCTTTTTATGACTTAATTGACAAAAAGATTGCTCCTGTGTTATCTCGTGTACAAGGGGTTGCGCAAGTAAACATTATTGGTGGACAAGAACGTGAGATTCAAGTGAATCTTGACGCTACAAAATTGCAAGGATACGGATTATCTATCCCGCAAGTTCAACAAATCATCTTGACTTCAAACTTGGATTTCCCTACGGGTAACATTCAAACTCGTGAACAAAAAATATTAATTCGTTTAGCCGGAAAATATAAAAATGTTGACGAACTAAGAAACCTTGTTGTCTCGTCTCAAAACGGAATACAAGTTCGTTTAAGAGATGTAGCAGATGTACAGGATACACAAAAAATTGCTGAAAAAATTGCACGTGTCGATCAAAAAAGTGCGATCGTATTGCAGATTGTTAAACAATCAGATGCAAATGCCGTTGCAGTAAGTGAATTGGTAAACAAATCGATAGCTAAACTAGAAAGTGATTATAAGGTCAACGAATTAGAATTAATTACCGCAAAAGACAGTACAGTATTCACACTAGAAGCAGCTGACTCTGTACTACACGATTTATTAATCGCAGTAATCTTGGTTGCCTTGGTAATGTTGTTCTTCTTGCACAGTATTAGAAACTCATTGATTGTAATGGTTTCGATTCCTGCTTCGTTGATTGCAACCTTCATCGGGATTTATCTTTTAGGATATACTTTGAACTTAATGAGTTTATTAGGACTATCGCTCGTGGTAGGTATTCTGGTCGATGATGCCATTGTGGTATTAGAAAATATTTACCGTCACATGGAAATGGGTAAAAGCCGTATTCGTGCTTCCTATGATGGTACTGCCGAAATTGGTGGTACAGTAACCTCAATCACCCTAGTAATTGTGGTCGTATTTTTACCAATCGCAATGAGTAGTGGTTTGGTATCAAATATTATCACGCAGTTTTGTATGACGGTTGTAATTTCGACATTATTGTCTTTATTAGCATCGTTTACAATTATCCCTTGGTTGTCTTCTCGTTTTGGTAAACTAGAACATATTGAAGGAAAAAATCTTTTTGGAAGAATCATTCTTGGTTTCGAAAGCTTACTAACACGTTTCACAAACTGGGTTACTGAAATTCTTACTTGGTGTTTGAATCATTATATCAAAACTATTTTGGTTGTTTTAGTGTTATTCTTCTCCTCTACCATGGGACTTGTTGGTGGTGGATTTATTGGTGGTGAATTCTTTGCTGCTTCAGATAGTGGTGAGTTTTTAGTTCAAATAGAACTTCCAAAAGATGCTTCGTTAGAGCAGACCAATTTTATGACACAAAAAGCGGAAGCTTTCTTAAAAACACAAGAATACGTACACAGCCAAATTACGACAGTAGGACAAACCTCTGAAGGAATGGGAGCATCACAAGCCACAGCTTACAAAGCAGAGATTGACGTAAAAATGATCGAGCAATCAGAACGTACAGACGATGCTTCTGTTTATGCTGCAAAAATCAAACGTAAGTTAGAAAAAGTATTAGTTGGAGCGAAAGTAAAAACAGTTCCCGTAGGTATCCTAGGTACAGCAGAAGATGCTAAATTAGGATTGATCGTTACAGGTCCTAATGTAGAAAGCGCTATGAAATTTGCCAAACTTGCAGAAGCTGAACTACGCAAAATTCCTGGAACTACAGAGATCAAATTAACCGTTGAAGATGGAAATCCAGAAATCAATGTGCAAGTAGATCGCGACAAAATGTCGGCACTAGGTTTGACTTTGCAAACAGTGGGTATGACCATGCAAACAGCCTACAGTGGAAACACAGATGGAAAATTTAGAGCAGGAGAATACGAGTATGATATTAATATTAAGTACAATGCTTTTGATCGAAAAAACATTTCTGATGTAAGTAATCTGATTTTCACCAATAGCATGGGACAACAAATTAAACTTTCTCAATTTGCAACAATTAAGGAAGGTTCTGGACCAAGTAAATTGGAGCGTAGAGACAAAACTGCTTCTGTTACTGTTCAAGGTCAAAACATTGGAGTTTCGGCAGGTACAATTGTAACGCAATGGCAAGAAAAACTAGACAAATTAGAAAAACCAACCGGTGTAGGTTACATTTGGGGTGGTGATCAAGAAAACCAATCAGAAGGTTTTGGTACTTTAGGAATTGCATTATTGGCGGCTATTGTATTGGTATACCTTGTAATGGTTGGTTTGTACGACAGTTTTGCACATCCATTTGTTGTATTGTTTGCTATTCCGCTTTCCTTCATTGGGGCGATGTTAGCACTGGCTTTGACAAATAATTCTTTGAACATATTTACCATTTTAGGAATCATTATGTTAATTGGACTGGTATGTAAAAATGCGATTATGTTGGTCGATTATACCAATCAACGTCGTAAAGCAGGTGAAACGATTAGGACTGCCTTGATTCAAGCCAATCATGCACGTTTGCGTCCGATCTTAATGACGACAATTGCCATGGTATTTGGTATGTTCCCTATTGCATTGGCATCTGGAGCTGGTGCAGGTTGGAAAAACGGATTGGCATGGGTAATTATTGGAGGATTAATCAGTTCATTATTCTTGACTTTGATTATCGTTCCTGTAATTTATGAAATCATGGAAAAAATAATTGCAAAATTCTCTAAAGGAGACAAAGTCGATTATGAAGCCGAAATGGTTGCCGATTACGTTCACAAAGAACTAAATGAAGATGGGTTCAATCCTGAACACAATCATTAA
- a CDS encoding toxin-antitoxin system YwqK family antitoxin translates to MKKYIILGAMLMSGMLFANVVEPKLEVAKDNMVLATYYYDNGQVMQTGMFKDGKLQGEWVSFDANGKKIAIAEYNKGEKVGKWFHWTEGTLNEVDYASNKVVAVKSWKKDALANN, encoded by the coding sequence ATGAAAAAATACATCATATTAGGAGCAATGTTAATGTCAGGGATGTTATTTGCAAATGTAGTAGAACCAAAATTAGAAGTAGCAAAAGACAACATGGTATTGGCAACTTATTATTATGATAATGGTCAAGTAATGCAAACAGGAATGTTTAAAGATGGTAAACTTCAAGGAGAATGGGTTTCTTTTGATGCTAATGGAAAAAAGATCGCTATCGCTGAATATAATAAAGGCGAAAAAGTTGGAAAATGGTTCCATTGGACTGAAGGTACTTTGAACGAAGTAGATTATGCTTCAAACAAAGTAGTTGCTGTAAAAAGTTGGAAGAAAGATGCCCTAGCAAATAACTAA
- a CDS encoding toxin-antitoxin system YwqK family antitoxin, translating into MKKYIITTLLLLSGMLFAQNAKPKLEAQGEKVKATYYYENGQVMQEGFFKDGKLQGEWTSYDVNGNKSAVATYDKGQKVGKWFYWNNSTLNEVDYSKNSIAAVKSWKREAIANEE; encoded by the coding sequence ATGAAAAAATATATAATCACCACGTTACTACTACTTTCTGGAATGCTATTCGCTCAAAATGCTAAGCCAAAATTGGAAGCGCAAGGTGAAAAGGTAAAAGCAACCTATTACTATGAAAATGGGCAAGTGATGCAAGAAGGTTTTTTTAAAGACGGAAAATTACAAGGAGAATGGACTTCTTATGATGTAAACGGAAACAAAAGTGCTGTTGCTACTTATGATAAAGGTCAAAAAGTGGGCAAATGGTTTTACTGGAACAATAGTACCTTAAATGAAGTTGATTATTCTAAAAACAGCATCGCTGCTGTAAAGAGTTGGAAGAGAGAGGCTATTGCAAACGAAGAGTAA
- the aspS gene encoding aspartate--tRNA ligase — MYRSHNCGELNASHINTEVTLAGWVQKSRDKGFMNWVDLRDRYGITQLIFDEGRSEKTVFELAKTLGREFVIQVKGTVIEREAKNKNIPTGDIEILVSSLIILNAAITPPFTIEDETDGGEDIRMKYRYLDIRRNPVKNSLLFRHKVAMEVRKYLSDLDFCEVETPYLIKSTPEGARDFVVPSRMNEGQFYALPQSPQTFKQLLMVGGMDKYFQIVKCFRDEDLRADRQPEFTQIDCEMAFVEQEDILNIFEGLTRHLLKEIKGVEVDKFPRITYDYAMKTYGNDKPDIRFGMKFGELNTVAQHKEFPVFNAAELVVGIAVPGAGNYTRKEIDALIDWVKRPQVGASGMVYAKCNEDGTFKSSVDKFYNQDDLAQWAKITGAVAGDMIFVLSGPANKTRTQLSALRMELATRLGLRKPEEFAPLWVVDFPLLEFDEESGRYHAMHHPFTSPKPEDMHLLETDPGIVRANAYDMVLNGNEIGGGSIRIHDKETQQLMFKYLGFSEAEAKAQFGFLMDAFQFGAPPHGGLAFGLDRLVAILGGQETIRDFIAFPKNNSGRDVMIDAPSAIDTTQLKELHIKLDL, encoded by the coding sequence ATGTATAGAAGTCATAATTGTGGCGAATTAAACGCCTCACACATAAACACAGAAGTAACTCTTGCAGGTTGGGTACAAAAATCAAGAGACAAAGGTTTCATGAACTGGGTTGATTTAAGAGACCGTTATGGTATTACACAATTGATATTTGACGAAGGAAGATCTGAAAAAACAGTATTCGAATTAGCAAAGACCCTAGGTCGCGAATTTGTAATTCAAGTAAAAGGAACTGTTATTGAGCGTGAGGCAAAAAACAAAAACATACCTACAGGTGATATTGAAATTTTAGTTTCATCACTTATCATATTAAATGCTGCAATAACTCCTCCATTCACTATTGAGGATGAAACAGACGGTGGTGAAGATATTCGAATGAAATATCGCTACCTAGACATCAGAAGAAATCCAGTAAAAAACAGCCTTCTTTTTCGTCACAAAGTTGCCATGGAAGTTCGTAAATACTTATCCGATTTGGATTTTTGCGAAGTAGAAACACCTTACCTTATTAAATCAACACCAGAAGGTGCTAGGGATTTTGTTGTTCCTTCTCGAATGAATGAGGGTCAGTTCTATGCGCTACCACAATCACCACAAACCTTCAAACAATTATTGATGGTAGGTGGAATGGACAAATATTTTCAAATCGTAAAATGCTTCCGTGACGAAGATTTACGTGCAGACAGACAACCTGAGTTCACACAAATCGATTGCGAGATGGCATTTGTAGAACAAGAAGATATTTTGAATATTTTTGAAGGTCTAACCCGTCATTTATTAAAAGAAATCAAAGGTGTTGAAGTAGATAAGTTTCCGAGAATTACCTACGACTACGCCATGAAAACATACGGAAATGACAAACCAGACATTCGTTTTGGAATGAAGTTTGGCGAATTGAACACGGTTGCACAACACAAAGAATTCCCTGTTTTCAATGCTGCCGAATTGGTGGTTGGAATCGCTGTTCCGGGAGCAGGAAACTATACTCGAAAAGAAATCGACGCCTTAATTGATTGGGTAAAGCGTCCACAAGTGGGTGCATCAGGAATGGTGTACGCAAAATGTAACGAAGACGGAACATTCAAATCCTCAGTCGACAAATTCTACAACCAAGACGACTTAGCACAATGGGCGAAAATTACCGGAGCAGTTGCCGGAGATATGATTTTTGTATTATCTGGACCAGCCAACAAAACAAGAACACAACTTTCTGCCTTGCGAATGGAATTAGCAACGCGTTTAGGTTTGAGAAAACCAGAAGAATTTGCTCCATTATGGGTTGTAGACTTCCCATTATTAGAATTTGACGAAGAAAGTGGTCGTTATCATGCAATGCACCACCCCTTCACCTCTCCAAAACCAGAAGACATGCACTTATTGGAAACAGACCCAGGCATCGTACGTGCCAATGCCTATGACATGGTTTTGAACGGAAATGAAATTGGAGGAGGATCAATTCGTATACACGATAAAGAGACACAACAATTAATGTTCAAATATCTAGGTTTTAGCGAAGCAGAAGCAAAAGCACAATTTGGATTTTTAATGGATGCGTTCCAGTTTGGAGCACCACCACATGGAGGCCTAGCTTTTGGACTAGATAGATTAGTTGCTATTTTAGGAGGACAAGAAACTATCCGTGACTTTATCGCCTTCCCGAAAAACAATTCAGGACGTGACGTTATGATCGATGCACCATCAGCTATTGATACAACACAATTAAAAGAACTTCATATCAAACTGGATTTATAG
- a CDS encoding cold-shock protein translates to MRTGTVKFFNESKGYGFITDEETGKDIFVHASGINAEELREGDRVSYEEEEGRKGKVAAQVAVI, encoded by the coding sequence ATGCGTACAGGTACAGTTAAATTTTTCAATGAGTCTAAAGGTTACGGATTCATTACAGACGAAGAAACAGGAAAAGACATTTTCGTTCATGCTTCAGGAATCAACGCGGAAGAATTGCGCGAAGGTGACAGAGTAAGTTACGAAGAAGAAGAAGGAAGAAAAGGTAAGGTTGCAGCTCAAGTAGCAGTTATCTAA
- a CDS encoding NADH-quinone oxidoreductase subunit A — protein MLTDQSNYIPIFMQILLAVGFVAGTIVASGKLGPKRRSEKKDINFECGIESVGNARIPFSVKYFLVAILFVLFDVEVIFLYPWAINFKELGIEGLLKMIIFMLLLLVGFFYIIKKKALEWE, from the coding sequence ATGCTTACTGATCAATCAAACTACATCCCAATCTTTATGCAAATTTTACTTGCAGTAGGTTTTGTGGCAGGAACTATTGTTGCTTCTGGAAAATTAGGTCCGAAAAGAAGATCTGAAAAAAAGGATATAAATTTCGAATGTGGTATTGAATCTGTAGGTAACGCACGTATACCTTTTTCGGTAAAATACTTCTTAGTAGCTATTTTATTTGTTTTGTTTGATGTTGAAGTAATCTTTTTATATCCTTGGGCGATTAATTTTAAAGAATTAGGAATCGAAGGTCTTCTAAAGATGATTATTTTTATGCTATTGCTCTTGGTTGGTTTTTTCTATATCATCAAGAAGAAAGCTTTAGAATGGGAATAA
- a CDS encoding NADH-quinone oxidoreductase subunit B, with product MSESKTNMVAPPEGVVGEGFFATKLNDVVGLARANSLWPLPFATSCCGIEFMATMASHYDLARFGSERVSFSPRQADMLMVMGTISKKMGPILRQVYEQMAEPRWVIAVGACASSGGVFDTYSVLQGIDKVIPVDVYVPGCPPRPEQIVDGVMKLQELVKSESVRRRSTPEYQELLASYNIK from the coding sequence ATGAGCGAATCAAAAACAAATATGGTTGCGCCACCAGAAGGCGTGGTTGGTGAAGGTTTCTTCGCTACCAAGTTGAATGACGTGGTAGGATTAGCTAGAGCTAATTCTCTTTGGCCTTTACCTTTTGCAACGTCATGTTGCGGAATTGAATTCATGGCCACAATGGCATCTCATTATGATTTGGCACGTTTTGGTTCTGAACGTGTAAGTTTTTCTCCCCGTCAAGCAGATATGTTAATGGTAATGGGAACTATTTCGAAAAAAATGGGACCTATCTTACGCCAAGTATACGAGCAAATGGCAGAACCTCGTTGGGTAATTGCTGTTGGAGCTTGTGCATCATCGGGTGGTGTTTTTGACACTTACTCTGTTTTGCAAGGTATTGACAAAGTTATTCCCGTAGATGTATATGTACCTGGATGCCCTCCTAGACCAGAACAAATTGTTGATGGAGTAATGAAATTACAAGAATTAGTAAAATCAGAATCTGTAAGACGCAGAAGCACTCCAGAATACCAAGAATTATTAGCTTCTTATAATATCAAATAA
- a CDS encoding NADH-quinone oxidoreductase subunit C codes for MALETAQIQNKISATFSDIPFVYKQERDILSVEVPADKISAIILFLKNDPELRFHFLTDLCGVHYPENEADRQMVIVYHMHNWYENTRIRIKAYINGQKPEIKSIASIFPTANWMERETFDFYGVDFVGHPQLKRILNMDEMTSHPMRKEFPLEDGGRTDKDDRFFGRTASNR; via the coding sequence ATGGCATTAGAAACAGCTCAAATTCAAAACAAAATATCGGCTACTTTTAGCGATATTCCTTTTGTTTACAAACAAGAAAGAGACATTTTATCAGTGGAAGTTCCTGCAGATAAAATATCGGCCATAATCCTATTTTTAAAAAATGATCCCGAATTACGTTTTCATTTCTTAACTGATTTATGTGGTGTTCATTATCCTGAAAACGAAGCTGACAGACAAATGGTTATCGTCTACCACATGCATAACTGGTACGAAAATACAAGAATTAGAATCAAAGCATATATAAACGGTCAAAAACCAGAAATAAAATCTATTGCAAGTATTTTTCCAACAGCAAACTGGATGGAGAGAGAAACTTTTGATTTTTACGGAGTAGATTTTGTTGGACACCCACAATTAAAAAGAATCTTAAACATGGACGAGATGACATCTCACCCTATGCGAAAAGAATTTCCGCTTGAGGATGGAGGTCGAACAGACAAAGATGATCGCTTTTTCGGAAGAACAGCTAGCAACCGCTAG
- a CDS encoding NADH-quinone oxidoreductase subunit D has product MSELLLPPEHRYAKIMKEKLNEDGSELSILNLGPTHPATHGIFQNILLMDGERIIEAEPTIGYIHRAFEKIAENRPFYQITPLTDRMNYCSSPINNMGWWMTLEKLLGVEVPKRAQYLRVIVMELARITDHIICNSILGVDTGAYTGFLYVFQFREKVYEIYEEICGARLTTNMGRIGGFERDWTPKAFELLNTFLEEFPPAWKEFENLFERNRIFIDRTVNVGPITAEKAMAYGFTGPNLRAAGVDYDVRVAQPYSSYEDFDFEIPVGKSGDTYDRFCVRNAEVWESLSIIRQALAKMPAGNEYHAEVPDYYLPPKEDVYHNMESLIYHFKIVMGEVPVPVAEIYHPVEGGNGELGFYLVTDGSRTPYRLHFRRPCFIYYQAYPDMIKGAMLSDAIVILSSLNVIAGELDA; this is encoded by the coding sequence ATGTCAGAACTATTATTACCACCAGAGCATCGTTATGCTAAAATAATGAAGGAAAAACTAAATGAAGACGGAAGTGAACTTTCGATTCTGAATTTAGGTCCTACACACCCAGCCACACATGGTATTTTTCAAAATATCTTGTTAATGGATGGTGAACGCATCATCGAAGCTGAACCTACGATTGGTTACATTCATCGTGCCTTTGAAAAAATCGCGGAGAATCGTCCTTTCTACCAAATTACACCACTTACAGACCGAATGAACTATTGCTCCTCTCCTATTAACAATATGGGATGGTGGATGACTTTGGAAAAACTTTTAGGAGTTGAAGTACCGAAACGTGCGCAATACCTGCGTGTAATTGTAATGGAATTGGCTAGAATTACAGATCATATCATTTGTAACTCAATCCTTGGTGTAGATACTGGTGCTTATACCGGATTTTTATACGTATTTCAATTTAGAGAAAAAGTATACGAAATCTACGAAGAGATTTGTGGTGCTCGTTTAACTACAAATATGGGTCGAATTGGTGGTTTCGAAAGAGATTGGACTCCAAAAGCATTCGAATTATTAAATACATTTCTTGAAGAATTTCCTCCAGCTTGGAAAGAATTCGAAAACCTATTCGAAAGAAACAGAATTTTTATTGATAGAACAGTAAACGTAGGACCAATTACTGCTGAAAAAGCAATGGCTTACGGATTTACAGGTCCAAACTTACGTGCAGCCGGTGTCGATTATGACGTACGTGTAGCACAGCCTTATAGTTCTTACGAAGATTTCGATTTTGAAATTCCAGTAGGGAAATCAGGTGATACTTACGACCGTTTTTGTGTTCGTAATGCAGAGGTTTGGGAAAGCTTAAGTATCATTCGTCAAGCTTTGGCTAAAATGCCAGCTGGGAACGAATACCATGCTGAAGTTCCTGATTATTACCTACCTCCAAAAGAAGATGTGTATCACAATATGGAGTCTTTAATTTACCACTTCAAAATTGTTATGGGTGAAGTTCCTGTTCCAGTTGCAGAGATTTATCATCCTGTTGAAGGTGGTAATGGTGAATTAGGTTTTTATTTGGTGACAGATGGAAGCCGTACACCATACAGACTACATTTCAGAAGGCCTTGTTTTATTTATTACCAAGCCTATCCAGATATGATTAAAGGTGCAATGTTATCCGATGCCATCGTAATTCTATCAAGCTTGAATGTAATTGCAGGAGAATTAGACGCATAA
- the nuoE gene encoding complex I 24 kDa subunit family protein, with the protein MEKTHFTQEINMTPELMARIEELCSHYPADKRKSALLPVLHEAQDAHDNWLSIELQDKVAEILNIKPVEVYEVVTFYTMYNRRPIGKYMFEFCQTSSCCLRGTEDLMDYTCEKLGVKIGEPTADGLFEVRGVECLGACGYAPMMQLGDFYKENLTKDKIDQIIDDCRDNKIILHDK; encoded by the coding sequence ATGGAAAAAACACATTTTACACAAGAAATAAACATGACTCCTGAGTTAATGGCGCGTATAGAAGAATTATGCAGTCATTACCCAGCAGACAAACGTAAATCTGCTTTATTACCTGTTTTACATGAAGCACAAGATGCACATGATAACTGGCTAAGTATCGAATTACAAGATAAAGTTGCCGAAATTTTAAACATAAAACCTGTAGAAGTTTATGAGGTAGTTACATTTTACACAATGTACAACCGTAGACCTATTGGAAAGTATATGTTTGAATTTTGCCAAACGTCTTCTTGTTGCTTAAGAGGAACAGAAGATTTAATGGATTATACTTGTGAAAAATTAGGTGTAAAAATAGGTGAACCAACTGCAGACGGACTTTTTGAAGTTCGTGGCGTAGAGTGTTTGGGTGCCTGTGGATACGCTCCAATGATGCAATTAGGTGATTTTTATAAAGAAAATCTAACTAAAGATAAAATCGATCAAATTATTGACGATTGTAGAGATAATAAAATAATATTACACGATAAATAA